The Pigmentiphaga aceris DNA segment CCCGCAACCGCCTGCGCGAACTGCGCGCGCAACTGCGCAAGCCGGTGGAAATGCCCTACGGCCAGTCCAGCCTGCCGACCGAGGCACGCCGCGACTTCGCCAAGGAAGACTATCTGGCCGCCGTGCGCCGGGCCAAGGAATACATCGCTGCCGGTGACCTGATGCAAGTGCAGATCGGCCAGGTCATCGCCAAGCCCTTCCGCGATTCGCCGCTGTCGCTGTATCGCGCACTGCGCTCGCTGAACCCGTCGCCCTATATGTACTTCTGGAACTTCGGCGACTTCCATGTCGTCGGTGCCTCGCCAGAAATCCTGGTGCGCCAGGAAATCATCGCAGCCGACGGCGACGCCGCTACCCGCGTCACCATCCGCCCCTTGGCCGGCACCCGTCGCCGTGGTGCCACGCCGGAAGAAGACGCGGCACTGGCCGACGAACTGCGTGCCGACCCGAAGGAAGTGGCCGAACACGTGATGCTGATCGACCTGGCCCGCAACGACGTGGGCCGCATCGCTCGCACCGGCACGGTTGAAGTGTCCGACAAGATGGTGATCGAACGTTATTCCCACGTCATGCACCTGGTGTCGAACGTGGCCGGTACCGTCAATGCCGACATGACCGCCATGGACGTGCTGCGCGCCACCTTCCCGGCTGGCACGCTGACCGGCGCGCCGAAAGTCCGCGCCATGGAAATCATCGACGAGCTCGAACCGGTTCGCCGTGGCATCTACGGCGGCGCAGCCGGTTACCTCAGCTACGGTGGCGAGATGGACGTGGCCATTGCCATCCGCACTGGCGTGATCAAGGACGGCACCTTGTACGTGCAGGCCGCTGCCGGCATCGTTGCCGACTCGGACCCCGAAAAGGAATGGCAAGAAACCGAAGCCAAGGCCCGCGCCGTGTTGCGTGCGGCCGAGCAAGTCCAGGTTGGTCTGGACGAAGGTTTCTGATATTTCCGTGCGGCCACCCGCCGCACCATTTCCTGATTTAGGTCCGTGGCGCGCAAGCGCGCCCATCCTGCCCGGAGCATCCCATGCTGCTGATGATCGACAACTACGACTCCTTTACCTATAACCTGGTCCAGTACTTCGGCGAGCTTGGCGAAGACGTGCGCGTGGTGCGCAACGACCAGATCACAATCGAAGAAATCGAGGCGCTGGCCCCCGAGCGCATCTGCATCTCGCCCGGCCCCTGCTCGCCGAACGAAGCCGGCATCTCGGTCGCGGCCATCAAACATTTCGCCGGCAAGGTGCCGATCCTGGGCGTGTGCCTGGGTCACCAAGCCATTGGCGCAGCCTTCGGTGGCAAGGTCATCCGCGCCAAGCAGGTCATGCATGGCAAGACCTCGCCGATCACCCACACCGGCACCGATCTGTTCACCGATCTGCCTTCGCCCTATACGATCACGCGCTATCACTCACTGGCCATCGAGCGCGAAACGCTGCCCGACTGCCTGGAAGTGACGGCTGAGACGGCCGATGGCGAAATCATGGGCGTGCGTCACCGCAGCCTGCAGGTGCTGGGTGTGCAGTTCCACCCGGAATCGATCCTGAGCGAACACGGCCACGCCTTGTTGCGCAACTTCATCACGCACACCGCCTGAGCGACGCGTAGACCTGACAATATTAAGGAAGTCCGACTCCATGATTACCCCGTCCGAAGCGCTGGTTCGCTGCATCGAGCACCGCGAAATTTTCCACGACGAAATGCTGCACCTGATGCGCATGCTGATGCGCGGCGAAGTCTCGCCGCCAGTTGCCGCCGCACTGATTCTCGGCCTGCGCGTGAAAAAGGAAACCATCGGCGAAATCGCCGCTGCCGCATCCGTCATGCGTGAATTCGCCGACAAGGTGGAAGTCGCCAACCCCGACGATCTGCTGGACTTGTGCGGTACGGGCGGCGACGGCAGCCACACCTTCAACATCTCGACCACCGCCATGTTCGTGGCGGCCGCCGCCGGTGCGCGCGTTGCCAAACACGGCAACCGGGGCGTGTCGTCCTCGTCGGGCAGCGCCGATGTGCTGGAAGCACTGGGTGTGAACCTGGCGCTGAATTCCGCCCAAGTGGCGGAAAGCATTGAAGCCACCAACATCGGCTTCATGTTCGCGCCCGCCCATCACAGTGCCATGAAGAACATCGCCGTGATCCGCAAGGAATTG contains these protein-coding regions:
- the trpE gene encoding anthranilate synthase component I; this encodes MTEIEFNALAAQGYNRIPLVIETYADLDTPLSLYLKLAHAGPAGGAMSCLMESVVGGERFGRYSFIGLPAKRWIRSHGKKTEVFEKGQVVESHEGDPLAFIASYQQRFKVALRPGMPRFVGGLAGYFGYDMVRHIEPRLGPNTKPDPAGMEGGTPDMLLLQIDELAIVDNLAGRLYIVVYADPALPESYARTRNRLRELRAQLRKPVEMPYGQSSLPTEARRDFAKEDYLAAVRRAKEYIAAGDLMQVQIGQVIAKPFRDSPLSLYRALRSLNPSPYMYFWNFGDFHVVGASPEILVRQEIIAADGDAATRVTIRPLAGTRRRGATPEEDAALADELRADPKEVAEHVMLIDLARNDVGRIARTGTVEVSDKMVIERYSHVMHLVSNVAGTVNADMTAMDVLRATFPAGTLTGAPKVRAMEIIDELEPVRRGIYGGAAGYLSYGGEMDVAIAIRTGVIKDGTLYVQAAAGIVADSDPEKEWQETEAKARAVLRAAEQVQVGLDEGF
- a CDS encoding anthranilate synthase component II is translated as MLLMIDNYDSFTYNLVQYFGELGEDVRVVRNDQITIEEIEALAPERICISPGPCSPNEAGISVAAIKHFAGKVPILGVCLGHQAIGAAFGGKVIRAKQVMHGKTSPITHTGTDLFTDLPSPYTITRYHSLAIERETLPDCLEVTAETADGEIMGVRHRSLQVLGVQFHPESILSEHGHALLRNFITHTA
- the trpD gene encoding anthranilate phosphoribosyltransferase; protein product: MITPSEALVRCIEHREIFHDEMLHLMRMLMRGEVSPPVAAALILGLRVKKETIGEIAAAASVMREFADKVEVANPDDLLDLCGTGGDGSHTFNISTTAMFVAAAAGARVAKHGNRGVSSSSGSADVLEALGVNLALNSAQVAESIEATNIGFMFAPAHHSAMKNIAVIRKELGVRTIFNLLGPLTNPAGAANQLMGVFHADLVGIQLRVLQRLGSRNVLVVYGKDGMDEASLGAGTLVGELRNGEISEYEIHPEDFGLSMVSNRGLRVANRDESCTMVLEALSGTPGPARDIVAFNAGLALYTSNRADSLDAGIRLAFETIASGAARAKVDEFARFTQKFAK